One genomic window of Desulfuromonas sp. includes the following:
- a CDS encoding archaeosortase/exosortase family protein has protein sequence MAKKRAPAGGQATPEPGGDGNPPPFPMIRVCLLFAALVLGFHMVQWMLVKPWHLEFLQLATARAAAAVIAASGIGVRLEGIDLYMGFAHWKVVLECTAFSAALVYLSFVLAYPASLRSKVLGALAGLPLLFIINVARLFVLAWLVKLWPGIAPFAHDYLWQVLFLFLLVLMWLSWIELVVKRENKVPLRR, from the coding sequence ATGGCCAAAAAAAGGGCCCCCGCCGGGGGGCAAGCCACGCCGGAGCCTGGGGGGGACGGGAATCCGCCCCCGTTTCCCATGATCCGGGTCTGCCTGCTCTTCGCGGCTCTGGTACTCGGCTTCCACATGGTCCAGTGGATGCTGGTGAAGCCCTGGCACCTGGAGTTCCTGCAACTGGCCACCGCCCGGGCCGCCGCGGCGGTGATCGCCGCATCGGGCATCGGGGTCCGTCTCGAGGGGATCGATCTTTATATGGGCTTCGCCCACTGGAAGGTCGTCCTCGAGTGCACCGCCTTCTCCGCGGCCCTGGTCTATCTCTCCTTTGTCCTGGCCTATCCCGCTTCTCTGCGTTCCAAGGTCCTGGGCGCGCTGGCGGGGCTGCCGCTTCTCTTCATCATTAACGTGGCCCGGCTCTTCGTTCTGGCTTGGCTGGTGAAGCTGTGGCCCGGGATCGCCCCCTTCGCCCACGACTATCTGTGGCAGGTCCTGTTCCTCTTCCTCCTTGTCCTGATGTGGCTCTCCTGGATCGAACTGGTGGTCAAGCGTGAGAACAAAGTTCCTCTTCGCCGTTAA